From one Cynocephalus volans isolate mCynVol1 chromosome X, mCynVol1.pri, whole genome shotgun sequence genomic stretch:
- the ZBTB33 gene encoding transcriptional regulator Kaiso: MESRKLISATDIQYSGSLLNSLNEQRGHGLFCDVTVIVEDRKFRAHKNILSASSTYFHQLFSLAGQVVELSFIRAEIFAEILNYIYSSKIVRVRSDLLDELIKSGQLLGVKFIAELGVPLSQVKSISGTTQDGNDETLPSGSSDKNLVIQKSKDEAQDNGATIMPIITESFSLSAEDYETKKIIVTDSDDDDDDDVIFCSEILPAKETLPSNNVVAQVQPNPGPVAISDDAPCVTSSSPPLTNITPTQKIPTPVNQATLSQTQGSEKLLVSSAPTHLTPNIILLNQTPLTTPPNVSSSLPNHTSSSINLLVQNQQTSNSALLTGNKANEEEEEEIIDDDDDTISSSPDSAVSNTSLVPQADASQNTTFDGSLIQKMQIPTLLQEPSSNSLKISDVITRNTNGPGLGPKHLMEGQKIITLDTATEIEGLSTGCKVYANIGEDTYDIVIPVKDDPDEGEARLENEIPKTSGSETANKRMKVKHDDHYELIVDGRVYYICIVCKRSYVCLTSLRRHFNIHSWEKKYPCRYCEKVFPLAEYRTKHEIHHTGERRYQCLACGKSFINYQFMSSHIKSVHSQDPSGDSKLYRLHPCRSLQIRQYAYLSDRSSTMPAIKDDGIGYKVDAGKEPPVGTTSTPQNKPMTWEDIFIQQENDSIFKQNVTDGSTEFEFIIPESY, from the coding sequence ATGGAGAGCAGAAAACTGATTTCTGCTACAGACATTCAGTACTCTGGCAGTCTGCTGAACTCTTTGAATGAGCAACGTGGCCATGGACTCTTCTGTGATGTTACCGTTATTGTAGAAGACCGAAAATTCCGGGCTCACAAGAATATTCTTTCAGCTTCTAGTACATACTTCCATCAGCTCTTCTCACTTGCCGGGCAAGTTGTTGAACTGAGCTTTATAAGAGCAGAGATCTTTGCAGAAATTCTCAATTATATCTATAGTTCTAAAATTGTTCGTGTCAGATCAGATTTACTTGATGAGTTAATTAAATCAGGGCAGTTATTAGGAGTGAAATTTATAGCAGAGCTTGGTGTCCCACTGTCACAGGTTAAAAGCATCTCAGGTACTACTCAGGATGGTAATGATGAAACTTTACCTTCTGGTTCTAGTGACAAGAATCTTgtaatacaaaaatcaaaagatgAAGCCCAAGATAATGGGGCTACTATAATGCCTATTATAACAGAATCTTTTTCATTATCTGCTGAAGATTATGAAACAAAAAAGATCATTGTTACCGAttcagatgatgatgatgatgatgatgtcatTTTCTGCTCTGAGATTCTGCCTGCAAAGGAGACTTTGCCAAGTAACAATGTAGTGGCACAGGTGCAGCCTAACCCAGGCCCCGTTGCTATTTCAGATGATGCACCTTGTGTTACCAGTAGCTCTCCCCCTTTAACAAATATCACACCTACTCAGAAAATTCCTACTCCTGTGAATCAGGCAACTCTGAGCCAAACACAGGGAAGTGAAAAATTGCTGGTATCTTCAGCTCCAACACATCTGACTCCCAACATTATTTTGTTAAATCAGACACCACTTACTACACCACCAAATGTCAGTTCTTCACTTCCAAATCATACGTCCTCTTCAATCAATTTACTTGTACAGAATCAGCAGACATCAAACAGTGCTCTTTTAACAGGAAACAAGGCcaatgaagaggaagaggaggaaattatagatgatgatgatgacactATTAGCTCCAGTCCAGACTCGGCAGTCAGTAATACATCTTTGGTCCCACAGGCTGATGCCTCCCAAAATACCACTTTTGATGGATCATTGATACAGAAGATGCAGATTCCTACACTTCTGCAAGAACCATCttccaattctttaaaaatttcggATGTAATTACTAGGAACACTAATGGTCCAGGTTTAGGACCAAAACATCTAATGGAGGGTCAGAAGATCATTACTTTAGATACAGCTACTGAAATTGAAGGCTTGTCAACTGGTTGCAAGGTTTATGCAAATATCGGTGAAGATACTTATGACATAGTGATCCCTGTCAAAGATGACCCTGACGAAGGGGAAGCCAGACTTGAGAATGAGATACCAAAAACATCTGGCAGTGAGACGGCAAACAAACGTATGAAAGTAAAACATGATGATCACTATGAATTAATAGTAGACGGAAGGGTCTATTATATCTGTATTGTATGTAAAAGATCCTATGTCTGTCTGACAAGCTTGCGGAGACATTTTAACATTCATTCTTGGGAGAAGAAGTATCCATGCCGTTACTGTGAGAAGGTATTTCCTCTTGCAGAATATCGCACAAAACATGAAATTCATCACACGGGGGAGCGAAGGTATCAGTGTTTGGCCTGTGGCAAATCTTTTATCAACTACCAGTTTATGTCTTCACACATAAAGTCAGTTCACAGCCAGGATCCTTCTGGGGATTCAAAGCTTTATCGTTTACATCCATGCAGGTCTTTACAGATCAGACAATATGCGTACCTTTCTGATAGGTCAAGCACTATGCCTGCAATAAAGGATGATGGTATTGGATATAAGGTTGATGCTGGAAAAGAACCTCCAGTAGGGACCACATCTACTCCTCAGAACAAGCCAATGACCTGGGAAGATATTTTTATTCAGCAGGaaaatgattcaatttttaaacagAATGTAACAGATGGCAGTACTGAGTTTGAATTTATAATACCAGAGTCTTACTGA